In Chryseobacterium salivictor, the DNA window AAAGAAAATGCAGTCCCAGATTTAACCCTTCGGAAAACTTCAGCAAATCCTGAATTTCTTCATCGGCTTCTGTTCTTCCGAAATCGACATCGAGGTTGGCGAAAACCAGTTCGGGAATTGGCAATCCTAAAACCTGTGAAATTTTTCCACCCAATAATTCCGAAATCAACATCTTAACGCCGTGACCCGCACCACGAAATTTTAAGACATATTTAAAATCATCATCGGCTTCAGCAAGTGCGGGCAAAGAGCCGCCTTCTCTCAGAGGTAGAATATACCGCATGACGGTGACTGTTCTTAAAGACAAATCTTTCATAGAGGACAAAAATAAACATAAAAAACTTTAGAAATAAAAAAAGTTGCCGCCAGCAGTAGGCCTGGTTGAAAATTTCAATCTTTTGTTCATGAGTTTTTGTCGTTTCTGAAACTTTGGTCCTTAAACATAATGTTGTAAACAAGAAAAAGGCCCAGTCCGATTGCAATCAGGAAAAAAATGAAAGGCAGAATTCCGTATCCTAAAACAGAGTAGGAGGACGGGATCCTCATAAGTAATGCAGCTCCAATAATCATCGCGGCAATAATTAACCCCGAGGTAATGCGGTTAGCAACTTTTTGAAAACCATCGGTTAAGCGTGTTTCATCGATGGCATTAATCTTAATTTCAAATTCGTTATTGGCTAATTTTTCTGTGATTTTATTGAGGCGGCCCGGTAAATTTTCAGCGAGTTTTTTATTGTCTAATAATAACCCGTACACATTTTCAGGTTTTAATTCCTGTTTTATTTTTTTATTGACCATTCTTTGAATAAATTTTTGAATGGCTTGCTGTAAATTATACTTGGGAGTTAATACCGCAATGATCTGGTCTAGGTTTAATAAGATTTTCCCTAAAATATTCAGTTCCACCGGCAGTTTTATTCCATCGTCTGCGGCAATTCTATTCATCTGCAGCACAATTCTACCGGTTTCCATATCTTCAGCTTTCGTGCTTGTGCTTTCTAAGACAAGTCTATTGATGTTTTTTCTGAAGTTTTCAATATTTGCCGTCGCAGAATTATAGTCGCTCATTTCTAACAATGCTTCTGTAATGGCGTCGCCGTCTTTTTTGCTCATTCCGACCAGTAACATCATTATTTTTTCCATCATTTTAGGGCTGAATTTTGCCACCATTCCCAAATCCATCAAAGCGATTTGGTCATCGGAAGTTAAATGAATGTTTCCGGGATGTGGATCGGCGTGCGCAAAACCATCTACAATAATCTGTTTTAAATAAGCTTCAACAAGATCATCAATTAATGGATTAAAATCAGTTTCTAACTTTTTTAAATGACCGAGTGACGTGATTTTTTTACCATCTATAAAATCCATCGTCAATACTTTAGAAGATGAATATCCGACAACAGGTCGGGGAATGACGAGGTTGCTGTATTCTTTTAAATTTTCTTTAAGGACAATTAAATTCTGTGCCTCTTTATGGTAATCAAGTTCGTTGAGAAGAATGTAGCGCAACTCTTCCACAACATCGTCAATTGCATACTTTTTTGCCTCTTTGGAATGTGAGACCGCTATTGCCGCCATCTGTTTCAAAGCATCCAGATCATCGAAAAAATTCTTGCGGACCCCAGGCCTTTGAATCTTTACTGCAACCTCACGGCCTGAATGTAGAACAGCTTTGTGAACTTGGCCAATAGACGCACTTGCCAACGGAACGGGATTAAAATCAACAAATGCTTTGCTGATTTTAACGCCGATTTCTTCTTCAAAAATCTTTTCTACTTCTTGATAAGAAATGGTTTCTACATTATCCTGTAATCCAGCAAGTGCAACCAAGTAATTGTCAGGCAATAAATCGGGTCTTGTTGAAAGAAGTTGTCCTAATTTAACATAGGTTGGACCCATTCTTTTTAAATCTTCCACAAGTTCTTCCGGTTGGTCATTGAAATCATCTTTGGGAATTTCTTCCAAGGTCATCTCATTCATTGCAGAATTCGTTGTAGATTTCACAATATCACTGTTGTAGTATTTGAGAATGAAACCAAAAAACTTGGTGTATTTATCGAGTTGTTCTAATGCCATAACATTTTTTTCTTGTACAAAGAAAAAAATGTACCATTAGAGCAATTTTATAGTGAAATGAGCAAATGTTTATCAAATTGATAAAAGTGTTGCTGCGATTTACCATTAAACTTAATTCAGATCAGTCGTTATGATAAGGTTTTCCCTGGAGAATCTGATCGGCGCGGTAAATTTGTTCTACAAAAAACAGGCGGATCATCTGATGGGTGAACGTCATTTTAGAAAGCGACATTTTCTCATTAGCCCGTGCATACATTTCATCTGAAAAACCGTATGCACCTCCGATAATAATGGAAACTTTTTTCACAGAGGAACTCATCCAGTTATCGATTTTGGCAGCGAATTCGCGGCTGGTAAACTGTTTTCCTTTTTCGTCGAGAAGGACAATGGTGTCGGAGTTTTCAATTAAATTTAAAAACAATTTTCCTTCTTCCTTTTTGAGTAAATCAGGACTGAGGTTTTTGGCGTTTTTTACATCGGGAATTTCGATGAGCTCAAAATTCCAGTATTTTGGCAGTCGGTTTTGGTAATATTGGACCAGATTGGTAATTTCTTTATCATCGGTCTTGCCCATGCAGACTAAATTAATTCGCATTTCATATCTTTGTTTTGCAAATATAAATTAATGGGCATTAAAACTCCGCAATTCATCATCAAAATAAAAAATTTTCTGGATAAGATTCATATTCCCTTTTTAGGAATTTCTCTTTGGAAAATGTTTGAAATTTATGGACAAGGTGTTTTTAAAATGCAGATTGGCAGAAGCGCAGCGAGTATTTCGTGGAGTTTCTTCCTGAGCCTGTTTCCTTTTATACTGTTTTTACTTTCGCTGCTGCCCTATCTTCCGCATTACGATAAACTGCAGTTTTATATTTTTGAAGTATTGATGCAGAATATCTTGCCGGCCCGTATGCAAAGCGATGTTACGGGATATATTCAAAATTTTATTATTCCGAATATCAAAAATATCAGCAATATGACGATTGTGTTTGCAATGGTTTTTGCGGTAAATGGAACACATTCTTTGATTAACGGTTTTAATTTCAATACCAATTTACAACGGGGTCTTGTTAAAGAATATCTGGTGGCTTTCGTGATCACCATCGCATTTATTCTGCTGATTATTGCTTCCCTGTTGGGAATCTATTACAGTGAAGTGGTTCTGAAACTATTTACACCCCAAATTAATATTTCCTGGTTGGTCGATAATATGTCGAAGATTATTGGATTTATTTCGTTCCCGATCTTTTACTTTATTTTGTTGGCGCTTTTTTATTGGGTAGGTTGTTTGAAGATTACTACCTTTAAGCAAGCTGTTCCCGGTGCTATTTTAACTACAGTTTTATTTGTGCTGGTTACTTATTTCTTTGCCATTTACGTGAGAAATTTTGCGAGATACAATGTTCTTTATGGCTCCATCGGAACGATTATTTTGGTAATGGTTTGGGTGAATATCAATATTATTTTAATTTTATTAGGAAATGAATTGAATATTGCCATTAAAAGAGTTCGTGTCGAAAAAATGATTGCCGAAGAAATGACCTCAAATGATTTGCAATTCGATAAAGATTTGGTTTCAGAAACCGAGGATATTGAAGACCGCAATCATATTACCATGGATCAATGATTGACAAGTATTACATCAAAATTTCCTAGGGTTAAATAAAGAAAAAATCTTTGTTCAAAGATAAAAACCGCCTGTCATCCTACGCTCTATTGCAGAATTTCCTTCTTTTTTCCAATATACTTTAACAAAGAAAAACCCGCGAATCCTGAAATTGCAGAAGCGACCAAAATGGCAAATTTGGCTTCATCCTGAATTTCAGGATGTCCTTTGAAGGAAAGTAAACCAATAAAAATAGACATGGTAAAACCAATACCTGCCAGAAGTCCCGCGCCCAACATTTGAGACCAGGAACTTTTATCGGGTAAACTGCTGATTTTTAATTTAATGAAAATCCAGGAAAACAAGTTGATTCCAATGATTTTACCGAAGATTAATCCAAAGATAATTCCGTACCCAAAGTTGCTGAAAAGTCCGTCCACCATCCCATCTTTAAAAGTGATATTCGTATTGGCCAACGCAAAAATCGGCATGATCAGAAAGTTGACGGGTAAATGTAATTTCTGCTCTAATTTTTCTAAAGGTGAAATTTCAGTGGTAGAAGTATTGGTTGGAATCGTAAAGGCTAAAAGCACGCCTGCAATCGTCGCATGAATCCCCGAATGGTGCATGAAATACCAAAGAAATAAACCGGGAATTATATAGTAAATATGTTTTTTGAATTTAAAGAAATTCAGCAGGATTAACAGCACAACCACTGCAGCGCTTAATCCCAGATATTCCCAGTGAAGCTGGTCGGTATAGAAGATGGCGATCACCATAATTGCACCTAAATCATCCACAATTGCCAGAGCAGCCAAAAATATTTTTAAAGAAAGTGGTGCCCGTTTCCCAAGCATCGAAATAATGGCGAGAGAAAACGCAATGTCTGTCGCCATCGGGATTGCCCAGCCATTTGCATATTCGGTTCCGTGATTGAAAAAATAATAAATTAAAGCGGGAACCACCATTCCGCCGATTGCCGCGATAATGGGTAATGATGCAGATTTAAAGGATGAAAGTTCACCTTCTACGATTTCCCGTTTGATTTCTAAACCAACGAGCAAAAAGAAAATAGCCATCAAACCGTCATTAATCCAAATGCTCAGCGGATAATTAAGATGAAAAATTTCAGTTCCGATATGAGTATCCAGGACATTTTGAAATGAAACTCCGAGCGAAGAATTCGCAATAAAGAGTGATAGTAAAACACAAAGAATTAACAGTATTCCAGAAGATTGTGAACTGTGAAGAAATTTTTTAAAATATTCGGTGATGAGCATAGGTTTTATTTAGTGGTGTTTTTACATCCGTTTTACACGGGAAACACCGTTGATATTTTTGAGTTGTTTGAAAGTCTCGTCCAATTGGCTTCGGTTTCTCACTTCCAGATTAATGCTGCCTAAAAAGACGCCGTTATTAGATTCAATCGACATGCTTTTCATGTCCATATTCATGTTGTTGCTTATGACTGCCGTAATGTCGTTGATCATTCCCATTCGGTCGAGGCCTTCAATTTCAATTTTTATTCTGTTTTTGAAACTTTCCTCATTGACCCATTTTGCCGGTAAAACCCGATAGTCATATTGGGCACGGAGGTTTATCGCGTTGGGACAGTTGTCATTATGCACTTTAATTCCTTCAGAAATAGTGATGAATCCAAAAATTCTGTCGCCCGGAATTACGGTACAGCATTTCGCATACGAATAATTCATTTTCTGCTCATCTTTTCCGAAAACAATCATGTCGAGATTGGTTTCCGGGGTTTCGGTGAAGAGCTCGTTTTTCACGGGCGATTTGCGGAAACGCTGTAGGATATTACTGAAAATTCCTTTTCCTTCGGTATATTTTTTAATGTCACCGATGTCTAAATCACCATTTTGAAATTTGAGAAATAATTCCTGAGAACTTTTTAACTCAAAGAATTTCTGCATTTTATTAATTTCCTCATCGTTGAAATTAAGTTTGGCGTGGCGCATTTTCCTTTGCAGGATTTCTTTTCCTTCTTCCACCAAACCGTTATTCTCAGAATTCAGAATGGCTTTTATCTTTGATTTGGCTTTCGAAGTGACTACAAAATCCAGCCAGTCAACTTTTGGTTTTTGGTTTTGTGAGGACAGAATATCAACCTGGTCGCCATTTAATAAAACATAAGAAATAGGGACTAATTTACCGTTTACCTTCGCGCCAAGACATTTTGTTCCTAAATCCGAATGCACCGAAAATGCAAAATCCAAAGCAGTAGAGCCAATCGGCAGCGTTTTTATTTCCCCTTTTGGCGTAAAGACAAAAACTTCTTTTGAATACAAATTAAGTTTAATATCATCTAAAAGTTCTGTCGTGGTCATCGACTGCTGATTTTCCAGCACTTCACGGATTTCTCTTACCCAACGTTCAAAGTTTTTTTCATCAGAACTCTGTTGGTAACCTTCCTTGTATTTGTAGTGAGCTGCGACACCTTTTTCGGCGATATCATCCATCCGTTCGGACCGGATTTGAACTTCAATCCATTTTTTATCGGGACCTAAAATGGTGAGATGCAGACTTTCATAACCCGTAGAACGCGGCTGAGAAATCCAATCCCGCATACGCTGAGGATTACTGTGATAAAGGTCTGTAACGATGGAATAGATTTTCCAGGCGAGAAATTTTTCGTTTTTGGCATCCGATTTATAAATAATTCTGATGGCGTAATTATCAAAAACCTCATCGAAAGTTACTCCCTGTTTGAGCATTTTACGGTAAATGGAAGAAATTGCTTTTGCTCTTCCTTTGATGGAAACATTTAGATTTTCATCTTCTAACTGTTCCGATACCTCTTTTTTAAATTCTTCGATGTATTTTTCGCGGCTTTCTTTCGCCAGTTCTAATTTCGAGGAAATGTCGAAATAGACTTCCGGATTATTAAATTTTAAAGAAAGATCTTCTAATTCTGATTTGATGTTGTACAAACCGAGGCGGTGGGCAAGCGGTGCATAAATATAAACCGTTTCCGAGGCGATTTTTTTCTGCTTCTCCGGCGTCATACTTTCCAGGGTCCGCATATTGTGCAGCCGGTCTGCAATTTTAATTAAAATCACCCGGAAGTCTTCGGAAAGAGTGAGCAAAAGCTTGCGGTAATTCTCTGACTGTATCGAAATATTCTGGTGATTCATCACCGCAATTTTGGTCAGTCCGTTGACAATATCTGCAATTTTTTTTCCGAATATTTTTTTGAGATCATCGTAAGTATAATCAGAATCTTCGATTACATCGTGAAGAAGTGCACACGCAATCGATGTAGCACCCAACCCAATTTCGTTGGCCACAATTTTTGCTACCTCAATCGGATGATAGATGTAAGGTTCGCCTGTTTTTCTGCGCTGGTCTTTATGGGCATCTAGAGCAATATCGAAGGCTTTCCGGATGAGTTTATTCTGTTCCTCATCCAGGTTGCGATACGTATTGGTGATTAAATCTTTATACCTTGCGAGAATTTCTTTATTTTCCTGTTCTAAATCGTAAACCATGTATGTAAGCCAATTAGGACACGAAAATAAGAAAAAAAAGTCCAAAATGGTGGATAAAACCCAAAAAATGTATAGAAAGG includes these proteins:
- a CDS encoding ABC1 kinase family protein, which produces MALEQLDKYTKFFGFILKYYNSDIVKSTTNSAMNEMTLEEIPKDDFNDQPEELVEDLKRMGPTYVKLGQLLSTRPDLLPDNYLVALAGLQDNVETISYQEVEKIFEEEIGVKISKAFVDFNPVPLASASIGQVHKAVLHSGREVAVKIQRPGVRKNFFDDLDALKQMAAIAVSHSKEAKKYAIDDVVEELRYILLNELDYHKEAQNLIVLKENLKEYSNLVIPRPVVGYSSSKVLTMDFIDGKKITSLGHLKKLETDFNPLIDDLVEAYLKQIIVDGFAHADPHPGNIHLTSDDQIALMDLGMVAKFSPKMMEKIMMLLVGMSKKDGDAITEALLEMSDYNSATANIENFRKNINRLVLESTSTKAEDMETGRIVLQMNRIAADDGIKLPVELNILGKILLNLDQIIAVLTPKYNLQQAIQKFIQRMVNKKIKQELKPENVYGLLLDNKKLAENLPGRLNKITEKLANNEFEIKINAIDETRLTDGFQKVANRITSGLIIAAMIIGAALLMRIPSSYSVLGYGILPFIFFLIAIGLGLFLVYNIMFKDQSFRNDKNS
- the rlmH gene encoding 23S rRNA (pseudouridine(1915)-N(3))-methyltransferase RlmH translates to MRINLVCMGKTDDKEITNLVQYYQNRLPKYWNFELIEIPDVKNAKNLSPDLLKKEEGKLFLNLIENSDTIVLLDEKGKQFTSREFAAKIDNWMSSSVKKVSIIIGGAYGFSDEMYARANEKMSLSKMTFTHQMIRLFFVEQIYRADQILQGKPYHND
- a CDS encoding YihY/virulence factor BrkB family protein; this encodes MGIKTPQFIIKIKNFLDKIHIPFLGISLWKMFEIYGQGVFKMQIGRSAASISWSFFLSLFPFILFLLSLLPYLPHYDKLQFYIFEVLMQNILPARMQSDVTGYIQNFIIPNIKNISNMTIVFAMVFAVNGTHSLINGFNFNTNLQRGLVKEYLVAFVITIAFILLIIASLLGIYYSEVVLKLFTPQINISWLVDNMSKIIGFISFPIFYFILLALFYWVGCLKITTFKQAVPGAILTTVLFVLVTYFFAIYVRNFARYNVLYGSIGTIILVMVWVNINIILILLGNELNIAIKRVRVEKMIAEEMTSNDLQFDKDLVSETEDIEDRNHITMDQ
- the nhaA gene encoding Na+/H+ antiporter NhaA gives rise to the protein MLITEYFKKFLHSSQSSGILLILCVLLSLFIANSSLGVSFQNVLDTHIGTEIFHLNYPLSIWINDGLMAIFFLLVGLEIKREIVEGELSSFKSASLPIIAAIGGMVVPALIYYFFNHGTEYANGWAIPMATDIAFSLAIISMLGKRAPLSLKIFLAALAIVDDLGAIMVIAIFYTDQLHWEYLGLSAAVVVLLILLNFFKFKKHIYYIIPGLFLWYFMHHSGIHATIAGVLLAFTIPTNTSTTEISPLEKLEQKLHLPVNFLIMPIFALANTNITFKDGMVDGLFSNFGYGIIFGLIFGKIIGINLFSWIFIKLKISSLPDKSSWSQMLGAGLLAGIGFTMSIFIGLLSFKGHPEIQDEAKFAILVASAISGFAGFSLLKYIGKKKEILQ
- a CDS encoding RelA/SpoT family protein, with protein sequence MVYDLEQENKEILARYKDLITNTYRNLDEEQNKLIRKAFDIALDAHKDQRRKTGEPYIYHPIEVAKIVANEIGLGATSIACALLHDVIEDSDYTYDDLKKIFGKKIADIVNGLTKIAVMNHQNISIQSENYRKLLLTLSEDFRVILIKIADRLHNMRTLESMTPEKQKKIASETVYIYAPLAHRLGLYNIKSELEDLSLKFNNPEVYFDISSKLELAKESREKYIEEFKKEVSEQLEDENLNVSIKGRAKAISSIYRKMLKQGVTFDEVFDNYAIRIIYKSDAKNEKFLAWKIYSIVTDLYHSNPQRMRDWISQPRSTGYESLHLTILGPDKKWIEVQIRSERMDDIAEKGVAAHYKYKEGYQQSSDEKNFERWVREIREVLENQQSMTTTELLDDIKLNLYSKEVFVFTPKGEIKTLPIGSTALDFAFSVHSDLGTKCLGAKVNGKLVPISYVLLNGDQVDILSSQNQKPKVDWLDFVVTSKAKSKIKAILNSENNGLVEEGKEILQRKMRHAKLNFNDEEINKMQKFFELKSSQELFLKFQNGDLDIGDIKKYTEGKGIFSNILQRFRKSPVKNELFTETPETNLDMIVFGKDEQKMNYSYAKCCTVIPGDRIFGFITISEGIKVHNDNCPNAINLRAQYDYRVLPAKWVNEESFKNRIKIEIEGLDRMGMINDITAVISNNMNMDMKSMSIESNNGVFLGSINLEVRNRSQLDETFKQLKNINGVSRVKRM